GATCGCGTTCTTCTTCACCACGCCAATCAACAGGAACAGGCCCAGCAACGAGATCAGGCTGAATTCACTGCCCAGCACGTAGATCGACAGCAACGCGCCCACCCCCGCCGAGGGCAAGGTGGACAGGATGGTCAGCGGATGAATGTAGCTCTCATACAACACGCCAAGTACCAGGTACACCGCCAGCAACGCCCCGAGAATCATGAACGGCTGGCTTTTCTGGGTGGCAGCAAAGGCATCGGCAGTGCCGGCCATCTTCGCGATGACGTCCTCCGGCATCCCAAGCTTGGCAATGGCCCGCTCAATGGCGGCCGTGCCCTGCTCCACCGTGACGCCTTCGGCCATATCGAAGGAAATGCCCTCGGAAGCGAACTGCCCTTCATGACTGACCCGGTCGTCTTCCAGGCTGTTTTCATAATAAGCAATCGTTGACAGCGGGACCCGCGCCCCGTCGGCAGTGATGACCTGGACCTGCTCGAGTGTCTTGGGATCCTGGGCGTATTTGGGGTTGACCTCCATCACCACCTGGTACTGGTTGAGGCTGTCGTAGATCGTGGATATCTGCCGCTGGCTGTAGGCGTTGTTCAACACCGACGTGACCATGTCCATGTCGATACCCAGGCGCTTGGCCTGGTCGCGGTCCACAATCAGCGTGACTTGCTGCGCCCCGCCACCATCACGGGCATCGATGGCGGTGAGTTCCGGCAGGGCGCGGAAAGCGGCGACAACCTTGGGGTACCACTCGCGCAGGGAGGCCAGGTCGGCGCTTTGCAGAATGTAGGAGTATTGCGAGGTGGTCTGCTCGCGACCGCCTCCAAATTGCAGGTCCTGGTCGGCCATCAGCATCAATTGGCCGCCGGGCACCTTGGGCATTTCCTTGCGCAGGCGCTCAATGACTTTCTGCGCGGAAATCCCCCGCTCCTTGATCGGTTTGAGGCGCACCAGCATGAAGGCATTGTTGGTGCCGTTGTTACCGCCGATGAATCCCGCCACGCTCTGCACCGCTTCGTCCTTGAGCACCGCGCGGCGGAAGATTTCCATCTTCGGCTGCATGACGTTGAACGACAGCCCGTCGTCACCGCGCACAAAGCCGATCAATTGGCCGGTGTCCTGTTGCGGCATGAAGGTTTTAGGCACCACCACGTATAACGCGATGTTCACGCCGATGGTCACCAGCAGGCTCAACAAGGTCAGGCGTCGATGGCGCAGCACCCAATCGAGCGTGCGCGCGTAGCCACGGACCATTCGCTCGTTGAGGCCATGGCTCCAGCGCTGCAGGCGATTCTCCTGCCCCGGCACGTGAGGCTTGAGCCAGCGAGCGCAGAGCATCGGCGTGAGCGTCAAGGAGACGATAAGCGAGACGACAATGGCGGCGGCCAGGGTGATGGAAAACTCGCGGAACAGACTCTCGACAATCCCCCCCATGAACAGGATCGACAGGAACACCGCCACCAGCGAGGCGTTCATCGACAGCAAAGTGAAGCCCACCTCTTCGGCACCGAGGTAAGCGGCCTTCATCGGCGGCATACCTTCGTCGATGTGGCGGGAAATGTTCTCCAGCACCACGATGGCGTCGTCCACGACCAGCCCCGTGGCGAGGATCAAGGCCATCAGCGACAGGTTGTTCAGGGAGAACCCGTAGAGGTACATGACCGCGAACGTGCCCACCAGCGACACCGGCACCGCCAGGGTCGGGATCAGCGAAGCGCGGAAGTTACCGAGGAACAGGAATACCACCAGCACCACCAGCGCCACGGCAATCAGCAGGGTCATTTCCGCCTCGTGCAGCGTGGCCTTGATGACCGGCGAGCGGTCCATGGCCAGGTTCAACTTGACGCTGGCCGGCAGCACAGCTTGCAACGCCGGCAGCTGGTTCTTGATTTCGTTGACGGTCTCGATGATGTTGGCGCCGGCCTGGCGGTTGATCACCAGCAGCACGGCGGCATCGTTGTTGAAGAAACCGCTGTTATAGCGATCCTCGACGCTGTCGCTGACCTTGGCGACGTCCTTGAGCCGCAACACCGAACCGTCCTGATAGCGGATGATCAGTGTTTCGTAGTCCTTGGCTTTTTCCAGCTGGTCATTGGCCTGGACTTGCCACATCCGCTTGTCGTCTTCGACCGAGCCCTTGGGCCTGCGCACATTGCTGTCGGCAATGGCCGTGCGCACGTCATCCAAAGCCACGCCGTACTGGTTGAGCAACTGCGGCTCCAGTTCGATACGCACCGCTGGCAGGGAACTGCCGCCGATCTGCACTTCACCAACGCCCGAGACCTGGGACAGGCTCTGCGACAGGATCGTCGAAGCCAGGTCGTAGAGCTGGCCTTTCTCCAACACGTCCGAGGTCAGCGACAACACCATGATCGGCGCCTGGGACGGGTTGACCTTCTTGTAGGTCGGCATGCTGCGCATACCGCTGGGCAGCAAGTTGCGCGAGGCGTTGATGGCGGCCTGCACCTCGCGGGCGGCGCCGTTGATGTCGCGGTCCAGGTCAAATTGCAGGATCACCCGCGTGGAGCCCTGGCTGGAGCGGCTGCTCATGGTATTGACGCCGGCGATGGCGCCAAAAGAGCGTTCCAGCGGCGTCGCCACCGTGGAGGCCATCACTTCGGGGCTGGCCCCCGGCAGATTGGCCTGGACCACGATCACCGGGAAGTCCATCTGCGGCAATGGCGAAACCGGCAGCAGGCCGAAGCACACGCCGCCGAGCAGCATGATGGCAAAGCTCAGTAGCATGGTTGCTACCGGGCGACGGATGAAGGGGCCGGAGAGGTTCATCGGCCGCCACCCCAGGCATCAAGACACCGGCCACAAGCGTTGGCGAGGCTTTTGTGGCGAGGGGATTTATCCCCGCTGGGGTGCGCAGCAGCCCTTTTGGTGAGTGCTGCGCACTCAAACGGGGATAAATCCCCTCGCCACAAAAAGCCGCTGCAATCCTGGGAAGCCATCATACCCCCACCTCTTTCGCCTCAGGCCGGGCAAAGCGCCGCCCCAAGCGGTCGAAATACAGGTAGATCACCGGCGTGGTGAACAGCGTCAGCACTTGGCTGACCAGCAAGCCGCCCACCATCACCAAACCCAACGGCTGGCGCAGTTCGGCGCCGGAGCCGGTGGCGAGCATCAGCGGTACCGCGCCGAACAGCGCCGCCAGGGTGGTCATCAGGATCGGCCGAAAGCGCAACAGCGCGGCCTGGTAGATGGCCGTCTGCGGATCCAGGCCCTGGTTGCGTTCGGCGTCCAGGGCGAAGTCGATCATCATGATCGCGTTTTTCTTGACGATGCCGATCAGCAAGATGATGCCTATGATCGCGATCATGCCCAGGTCATTACCGCTGAGGATCAACGCCAGCAAGGCGCCGATGGCCGCCGACGGCAACGTGGAGAGAATCGTGATCGGATGGATATAGCTCTCGTACAAAACCCCCAGCACGATGTACATGGTCACCACCGCTGCCAGGATCAGCAGCAACGTGCTCGACAGCGACGCCTGGAATGCCTCGGCCGCGCCCTGGAACTGGGTCTGCACACCTACCGGCATGCCGATGTCTTGCTGGACCTTTTCGATCACATCGACGGCGTGCCCGAGGGCAACGCCCGGCGCCAGGTTGAAGGACATCATCACCGCCGGGAACTGGCCGATGTGGGCGATAGCCAGTTGCGCCTGGCGCTCTTCCACCCGGGCCAGGCTCGACAACCGCACTTGCCCACCATCGGTGGTCTTGACGTGTATCTGGTCCAGGGCCTGGGGACCGATCCGTTCGCCGGCCTGGGCTTGCAGCACCACCCGGTACTGGCTGGCCTGGGTGTAGATGGTTGAGATCTGGCGCTGGCCGAAAGCGTCGTACAGCGCATCGGTGATGTTCGACACGGACACGCCCAGGCGCGAAGCGGCGTCGCGGTCGATCACCAGGTAAACCTGCAAGCCCTTGTCCTGCAAATCGCTGGCGACATCGGTCAGTTCCGGCTGCTGGGCCAAGGCCTCGACCAGACGGCCGCTCCACAGGCTGAGCAACTCGGCGTCCGGTGACGACAGGCTGAATTGATACTGGGTGCGGCTGACCCGGTCCTCGATGGTCAGGTCCTGCACCGGTTGCATGAACAGGCGGATGCCCACCAAACGGTCCAGCTGCGGCTGCAAGCGGGCGATGATTTCGGTAGCGCTGTCGTCCCGTTCGCTGTGGGGCTTGAGGTTGATCAGCAAACGCCCGCTGTTGAGCGTGGCATTGTCGCCATCGACGCCGATGTACGACGACAGGCTTTCCACCGCTGGGTCGGTGAGGATGACCTTGGCCAATTGCTGCTGGCGCTCGCTCATGGCGGCAAAGGATATCGATTGCGGCGCTTCGGAAATGCCCTGGATCACGCCGGTGTCCTGTACCGGAAAAAAGCCCTTGGGCACGGCCAGGTACAACACCACCGTCAGCACCAGACTGCCCAAGGCCACCAGCAACGTCAGCGGCTGATGCTTGAGCACCCACTGCAATTTCCGTCCGTAGGCCGCGATCAGCCAATCGATCCAGGCTCCGCTGGCGCGGTAGAAGCGGCCCTGCTCTTCTTCCTTGGGCTCGCGCTTGAGCAATCGGGCGCACATCATCGGCGTCAGGGTCAGCGACACCACCAGCGAGATCAGGATGGCCACCGCCAGGGTGATGGCGAACTCACGGAACAAACGTCCAACCACGTCGGCCATGAACAGTAGCGGAATCAACACCGCGATCAGCGACAGGGTCAGGGAAATCAAGGTGAAGCCAATCTGCTTCGCACCCTTGAGCGCCGCCTGCATCGGGCTGTCGCCCTCCTCAATGTAACGGGCGATGTTCTCCAGCATGACGATAGCGTCGTCCACCACGAAACCGGTGGCGATGGTCAGCGCCATCAGCGTCAGGTTGTTGATGGAGAAACCGGCCAGGTACATCACGCCGAACGTACCGATCAGCGACAGCGGCACGGCCACCGAAGGAATGAGGGTGGCGCTGACCCGACGCAGGAACAGGAACGTCACCATCACCACCAGGGCGATAGCGATCAGCAGCTCATGTTGCACGTCGGTGACCGAGGCGCGGATGGTCTGGGTGCGGTCGGTGAGCACGGTCACGTCGAGGCCGGCCGGCAAGTTGTCGGTGATGCTCGGCAACAGGGCCTTGATCCGGTCGACGACTTCGATGACGTTCGCCCCGGGCTGGCGCTGGATGTTCAGCAGCACGGCCTGGTTTTCGTTGGCCCAAGCCGCAAGGCGTTCGTTTTCCGCGCCATCGACGATCTGTGCCACGTCCTTGAGCCGCAACGGCGCGCCGTTGGCGTAGGCCAGGATCAGTTCGGCGTAGTCTTTGGGTGAGGTCAACTGGTCGTTGGCGTCGAGCATCGAGACCCGGGTCGGGCCATCGAAATTGCCCTTGGGCTGGTTGACGTTGGAAGCGCCGATCAGGGTGCGCACGTCCGCCAGGTTAAGGCCGGCGGCCGCCAGGGCCTCGGGGTTGACCTTGATCCGCACGGCCTGGCGTTGGCCGCCGGCAATGGTGACCATGCCGACGCCACTGATCTGGGCGATTTTCTGCGCCATGCGCGTATCCACCAAGTCATTGAGCTTGGGCAACAGCATGGTCTTGGAAGTAATCGCCAGGGTCAGCACCGGGGTGTCCGCCGGGTTGACCTTGTTGTACACCGGCGGCGCCGGCAGGTCGTTGGGCAACAGGTTGGTGGCGGCGTTGATCGCGGCCTGCACCTGCTGCTCGGCGACGTCCATGTTGACGTCGAGGCTGAAGCGCAGGGTAATCACCGAGGCGCCGCCGGAACTGGTGGACGCCATCTGCGTCAGGCCCGGCATCTGCCCGAACTGCCGCTCCAGGGGCGCGGTCACGGCGCTGGTCATGACATCGGGGCTGGCGCCCGGGTACAGGGTCATCACGCGGATGGTCGGGTAATCGACCTGGGGCAACGCCGACACCGGCAGCAGCCGATAGGCGATCAGGCCGGCCAGGACAATGGCCAGCATACTCAGGGTCGTGGCGACCGGGCGGAGAATGAACAGCCGCGAGAAATTCATGCGCCGCCCTTTTTCGCCTTATCGGCCACGGCCGGTTCAGTCGGGGCCGCGGCGCTCTTGCCTTGCAGGTGCCCGGTCGGCGTGGTCGGCACGTCCTGGCTGTCGTTGACCACCTCCACTTCGCTGCCTTCCTTCAAGCGGTCGGTGCCTTCGAGCACTACCCGGTCGCCGGCTGCCAGTCCTTCGGTAACGACCGTGTGCTCGCCATCGCTGGCGCCGACCTTGAGCTTCCTGATGGTGACCTTCTTGTCGCCGTCCAGGGCATAGACGAAGGTGCCGTTGGTGCCGAACTGAATCGCAGCGGTCGGCGCCAGGACCACGCCTTTGAGCGTGTCGGCCAGCAGGCGCACGTTGACGAACTGGTTGGGAAACAACGATTGATCGCGGTTTTCGTAGCGGGCCTTGAACTTCAAGGTGCCGGTGGTCACATCGATCTGGTTGTCCAGGCTTTGCAGCACACCGCTGGCCTGGAGCTTGACGTCGCCCCGGTCCCACGCCTCGACCGGCAGTTTCGCCCCGCTGCGGTAGCGGGCCAGCACGGTTTCGAGGCTATTTTCCGGGAGGGTGAATACCACGCTGATCGGCTGGGTCTGGGTGATGACCGCCAGGGCCGTGGTGTCGTTGGCCGCCACCAGGTTGCCGACGTCCAACTGACGCAAGCCTACGCGACCGGTGATCGGAGCGCGGATCTTGGTGAATTCCAGGTTGAGCTTGGCGTCG
The Pseudomonas marvdashtae genome window above contains:
- a CDS encoding efflux RND transporter permease subunit — encoded protein: MNLSGPFIRRPVATMLLSFAIMLLGGVCFGLLPVSPLPQMDFPVIVVQANLPGASPEVMASTVATPLERSFGAIAGVNTMSSRSSQGSTRVILQFDLDRDINGAAREVQAAINASRNLLPSGMRSMPTYKKVNPSQAPIMVLSLTSDVLEKGQLYDLASTILSQSLSQVSGVGEVQIGGSSLPAVRIELEPQLLNQYGVALDDVRTAIADSNVRRPKGSVEDDKRMWQVQANDQLEKAKDYETLIIRYQDGSVLRLKDVAKVSDSVEDRYNSGFFNNDAAVLLVINRQAGANIIETVNEIKNQLPALQAVLPASVKLNLAMDRSPVIKATLHEAEMTLLIAVALVVLVVFLFLGNFRASLIPTLAVPVSLVGTFAVMYLYGFSLNNLSLMALILATGLVVDDAIVVLENISRHIDEGMPPMKAAYLGAEEVGFTLLSMNASLVAVFLSILFMGGIVESLFREFSITLAAAIVVSLIVSLTLTPMLCARWLKPHVPGQENRLQRWSHGLNERMVRGYARTLDWVLRHRRLTLLSLLVTIGVNIALYVVVPKTFMPQQDTGQLIGFVRGDDGLSFNVMQPKMEIFRRAVLKDEAVQSVAGFIGGNNGTNNAFMLVRLKPIKERGISAQKVIERLRKEMPKVPGGQLMLMADQDLQFGGGREQTTSQYSYILQSADLASLREWYPKVVAAFRALPELTAIDARDGGGAQQVTLIVDRDQAKRLGIDMDMVTSVLNNAYSQRQISTIYDSLNQYQVVMEVNPKYAQDPKTLEQVQVITADGARVPLSTIAYYENSLEDDRVSHEGQFASEGISFDMAEGVTVEQGTAAIERAIAKLGMPEDVIAKMAGTADAFAATQKSQPFMILGALLAVYLVLGVLYESYIHPLTILSTLPSAGVGALLSIYVLGSEFSLISLLGLFLLIGVVKKNAILMIDLALQLERAGQTPLESIRSACLLRLRPILMTTLAAILGALPLLLGGAEGSEMRQPLGLTIIGGLVFSQVLTLYTTPVVYLYLDNLRHRFNRWRGVRTDAALETPL
- a CDS encoding MdtB/MuxB family multidrug efflux RND transporter permease subunit, with the protein product MNFSRLFILRPVATTLSMLAIVLAGLIAYRLLPVSALPQVDYPTIRVMTLYPGASPDVMTSAVTAPLERQFGQMPGLTQMASTSSGGASVITLRFSLDVNMDVAEQQVQAAINAATNLLPNDLPAPPVYNKVNPADTPVLTLAITSKTMLLPKLNDLVDTRMAQKIAQISGVGMVTIAGGQRQAVRIKVNPEALAAAGLNLADVRTLIGASNVNQPKGNFDGPTRVSMLDANDQLTSPKDYAELILAYANGAPLRLKDVAQIVDGAENERLAAWANENQAVLLNIQRQPGANVIEVVDRIKALLPSITDNLPAGLDVTVLTDRTQTIRASVTDVQHELLIAIALVVMVTFLFLRRVSATLIPSVAVPLSLIGTFGVMYLAGFSINNLTLMALTIATGFVVDDAIVMLENIARYIEEGDSPMQAALKGAKQIGFTLISLTLSLIAVLIPLLFMADVVGRLFREFAITLAVAILISLVVSLTLTPMMCARLLKREPKEEEQGRFYRASGAWIDWLIAAYGRKLQWVLKHQPLTLLVALGSLVLTVVLYLAVPKGFFPVQDTGVIQGISEAPQSISFAAMSERQQQLAKVILTDPAVESLSSYIGVDGDNATLNSGRLLINLKPHSERDDSATEIIARLQPQLDRLVGIRLFMQPVQDLTIEDRVSRTQYQFSLSSPDAELLSLWSGRLVEALAQQPELTDVASDLQDKGLQVYLVIDRDAASRLGVSVSNITDALYDAFGQRQISTIYTQASQYRVVLQAQAGERIGPQALDQIHVKTTDGGQVRLSSLARVEERQAQLAIAHIGQFPAVMMSFNLAPGVALGHAVDVIEKVQQDIGMPVGVQTQFQGAAEAFQASLSSTLLLILAAVVTMYIVLGVLYESYIHPITILSTLPSAAIGALLALILSGNDLGMIAIIGIILLIGIVKKNAIMMIDFALDAERNQGLDPQTAIYQAALLRFRPILMTTLAALFGAVPLMLATGSGAELRQPLGLVMVGGLLVSQVLTLFTTPVIYLYFDRLGRRFARPEAKEVGV
- a CDS encoding MdtA/MuxA family multidrug efflux RND transporter periplasmic adaptor subunit — encoded protein: MVDHSMQSSVSRNSRRWLFGLFVVLVVALLAWKFWPAGTDQKAGAGQKATAGHTGRAGGMRPGFGGATGPIPVRVAPAATGDFPLYYKALGTVTALNTINVRSRVGGELVKIAFEEGQMVKAGDLLAEIDPRPYQNALLQAEGTLLQNQAQLKNAQVDLERYRGLYAEDSIAKQTLDTAAALVGQYQGTVKTNQAAVNDAKLNLEFTKIRAPITGRVGLRQLDVGNLVAANDTTALAVITQTQPISVVFTLPENSLETVLARYRSGAKLPVEAWDRGDVKLQASGVLQSLDNQIDVTTGTLKFKARYENRDQSLFPNQFVNVRLLADTLKGVVLAPTAAIQFGTNGTFVYALDGDKKVTIRKLKVGASDGEHTVVTEGLAAGDRVVLEGTDRLKEGSEVEVVNDSQDVPTTPTGHLQGKSAAAPTEPAVADKAKKGGA